attgattgattgattgattaaactttataacagaaggatggagattttaggcattgcctagtcttacaatctgtccttgcaaacaaagacgagaacaaaacaacacatgaaaagagtatatggacactacgaatttgacgaaacatacatatggtaataagtaacattcaaaagcaaatcaaaagttatagattaactaaataaaaactatgaagtataaagatagcaaaagtaacaatgataatagcaatgaaaggcaatgatgatgatttcatGGTAATAAGattaataacaataaaataataataatgataataataacactaataataatgataataatgagtgCAAAGTTACGTTCAATAAGAACATGAGGTcctgaataaaaacaacaacagcaagcaaacaaatagcAAGTCAAGTgtagaaaaacaacaatcataaaaagaGAATCGTATCCCGTATCTTTTTCCATGCATAAATTGCATCCACACATACTAATAAACATGTGAAGCTATAAGATAACGTTTATGTATTGATTAAATTAGGGTGGTTTAAGATATCGGAATAAACCAATTTACGAATTGCCACAATGTTACAATAACTGTTTCACTTTGAATCAGACTTCGAACAAatgtttgtgtggttttttttttaaaggccttGACTGATGGAATATGTTTAAGTACAGTTGGAAGCGAATtccatactgagagagagagagagagagagagagagagagagagagagagagagagagagagagagagtgtgagacatagagagacagagagagagacgcagacgcagacgcagacgcagacgcagacgcagataatttattcaataggccatagccccttatgaaggatcGGAGTGTGAACAAATGATTAACGTTGCACataatttaactcatcaggtgcaaaaaaggtacaacataacaatcgcacaacactacggattaaaacatacattacactttctttaactaagaggttaaaacatctcttaatttaaaggctttatacaaatacaaggatacatttctaacaacagtttcttgaggggAAGCTAGGAGCAAGctgagtctaaaagtgcttgggtttttataatatttaaatgggataaatttttctcttaatctgtttaagtatggacaacacaaaacaaaatggacttcatcatcttgctttactttacaaaggggacacattAACTGATCGGCATCATGCTGTTTATATCGGTTAGCatgcacatttatttctgaaataccgaatcgaaacctagtcataataaactttagatgtctatccacattcaacaaaaggtagggtttaatgtcatgtacagtacaaaatgtccgataaacagcaaatctatcactattttgaatatgataatcccactcttgccatctgcaatcgaccaacctttccctaaaaacacgcaaaaactctttttcattaacaacgccctggttcaaccacacaaaaccaaaaccgtactcatacaatttacaacggacacttgaggcccagttctttttaccactctcatccattttatacaacatatcatatgatttacgaggaagtctgtgcgcctccatctttaacaatttcatCCAGTAGCTAacgcatcttaaaatagaattcaaatatatcggatatctgtttgtctcaccATATACCAGGTCATTAGGTGTTCGCATACGaactcctaagaacttcttcaatgcaaataaatggactttttcacactgcagagcagcTTTATCCAATCCccatatctcagcaccatactgtactattggttgtacttgggaatcaaacaacttcaaaaagacatgcaaactattattattaagcacagataatctttgtataatacacatcagagcatttTTGGCCCGGCTTAAGAGATCACCACAGGCAGCAGTGAAACTGAgtcgagttgaaaacaatattcctaaatacttatacacgtttacaacaggtaaaatatcaaccccatatgtccatctttcccttgcactcaaatatccacctttcctaaacacaataatgttacttttactcatgtttacctttaaatgaagagaggacactgccctgcgtaaattatttaactgagtctgtagacccacaaccgtctctgataacaacaataaatcatcagcaagcaaaagaataaacaattccaaataatcatcagtaaatgtggcaccatgtcttccattctcaattatctcaagtgctaactcattgataaagagagaaaataaaactgggctacatacatcgccctgtttaacaccaaatgtacaattaatataatccgtaaactttgctccacatctcacttttatttttacattatcatacatactcttcacacacctaaagagtttcccttttataccattttttaacagaattggCCAGAGCAAAGCTCTGTTGATGGAATCAAACGCCTTCTCAAAATCTATAAAGGCAACATACAGTTtacgattcaaagaaaattgtttctgtacaaaggccaacagtgtaaacatatgatcaatagtggaataattctttttaaaaccagcttgatattcacccgtactgttattacattcaatccattcttgcaacctgttattaatcacagtactatagaccttgctactaacattacacagtgaaattccacgataattatttggattaTTCACATCGCCTTTCTTAAACAAAGGGATAACAATGGACTCTGTCCAACTTTCTGGAAATACACCCttggaaaacaaaaaattaaacaggtgtaccaaaaagtcaatccctggagaaaaaacatttttcaaaagttctccTATTATTCCATCAGGCCCAGCAGACTTTTGaggttttaactttctcattgcaatcaacacttcttcttttgaAATAGGACGATTCAAAATACCTTCATCGTCTTCATATTCAATTTCTTCAGCCTCAATTACATCTTTTTCCAATAATACTTTGAAATGCTGAAACCAGGTATCAACTGGTATgttgttctttatttgttttcgttttgaggataatttatgcattatattccaaaattcttgttgatcattaacagattcaataagtttttgtaatgtcaaATCATTATacaatcttttctttctttctaacatgtttttatattcccgtctggctaaacaataaacattgcGAGCGTGAATGTCTTCAGGCTGATTACATCTGCTTAACAACCTCCACACATTTTTTCGGGTTATTCTACACTCTTGATCGAACCAATCATCCGATTGATTATTTGACTTCAAATAAATTCTTTTCTTCATGCAGTCAGCACTTTCCTTAACACAAGTGTTAAATAATTCCAAAGCTCCATTCATATCAGATTCGATCATATTTTGGGCAGACTCTAACCTTGCACACATATCATCTGCACACATCAAATTCACATACGTTTCTGCCTTCTTGATATCCCAGACATACTTCTCAATAAAGCAATCTGCATTCTCACGCATATCATGATAAACATTATCACATGGGAACGTAACATGAAATTCAACTGGCATATGATCTGACTCAATCCGGCCAGCCACCAATAGTTCGCTCGAAGACAGAGTAATTGCAAATAAATCATAAGACAGCAAAAAATAATCATTAACACTACTCCCCCTCTCTGACATGTAGGTAAAACAGCCCTGCAAATCCCCATTACACACACCATTAAGAATACACAGTCCAAGTGCAGTGCACATATTTAACAAATATTTACCATAACTATTCAATGTCTGATCTTGTGATTTTCGATTCCCGCAAACtgactgacttttgtgcaataaGTCAAAAACATCATGATCTTGTAATACAGGCTGGGACATATTGGCTGTTCTGCTATTCAGGTCACCCGACAACACGACATAAACATCACCTTCTGTCAACAAACACTCAGTCAAACATTCTTCTAGTAGAGAAACACCATTATCCAGATCAAAAAACGAGTAATACGGCGAGCCCTCTGGTGGAacataagcacacacatacaaaacatccTTAGAAATTCCAAAGAGGCTTTTATCAAGGACAAAAACAATGAAGTTAGAACATTCAACATCAAGTTTACGCACAAAGGGAGCAAACTCATTTCTTATTAGGCACAATACACCGCCTGACCTTCGGCCCTGCTTGGTAAACTTCACTGCTGGTTTAACAAAAAGTGAATAACCATCAAAAACAGTTGACGTGAATTCATCCATAAACGTTTCTACAAGGCAAACAAAATCGAAACTCCCTACATAATTTACAAATTCCGTGTCAGTTAATTTGGAGTACAAGCCGTTAACATTCCactgtaaaaaagaaaagggcTTATTCACACTTCGAGTGACTTTACAGCTACTAACATTTGTGGCGTGCTCGACTTTATCTTTTTCATTCACAACATGCATTTCTGGGTTTGCTATTAGAATAGGATTCCTATCTGACCCCTGACCCACTGTGTCACTCACACTCGCACTGCTgtcacagtcacagtcacaTTTTACCGACATCCTGTCGTCAACATTGTTATTGCTTACACAGTCCGTTTTTTCACGTGCGCTCACCGCGTTGTCCAAAACTACAGGTAACACCggtgtctttcttttttcgtcCACTCTCAAAATTTCCTTCTCGGACACAATACTGTCACTAGAAATAACTGATTTGGGTCTCTCCCCAACATTGGAGCGGCCGAATTCTTATCTCATTTCAATCACCGTGTTCTTTTGTAAGTCAAATGTGAACTTCTTCCCTTCGATATACAGGTGGTCAAAAGTGAGAGTAGCTTTCTTCTGCTCATCTCTGGCTTGCTTCAGACGAGGCACAAGATTACGCCTGATCTCTCTGACCCGACGAGAAAAGTCCTCTCCAATGGAAATCTGACTCCCATGCAGTTTCCGCTTTGCTCTCAAAATCTGCAACTTGTCCTTGTAGGAAGCACAGCGGGTAATCAAAGGGGAATCGGCCTTACTGTTAAGACGATGGACCCTGTCAAACACGACGTCGCCTGCCATCTCCAGCTTGTCAGTGATTAGGTCCTGCAGAATACCTTCACAGTCTTCGCTTGTTTCACCCTCATTCCTCTCCAGGCCGTAGATGATCAAGTTGTTGCGCTTAGATCGATTCTCTAGGTCGTCAGCTTTCCTCTCCATCTCAGACAGTCGTTCCTCTGTTTTGGAATTAACGGCGCGCAGTTCGTCGTTATCCTGGCGTAGCTCACGAACCTCCTCCCTCAGACCCCCTACCTCTCCCTGGAGGGCAGCATAATCATTGCGGAGGTCTTGGATCTCGCTCTTCATTTCGTCGAATTTGCTATTCAAGTTCTGCAGCACAGTCATCACATCAACAAGCGTGGGATCTTGTGGCTTGGACTTGGATGCTGTTGATGATGCTGCAGCACTTAGGCAACCTTTTTCAGCGCTGGTACTCAGTcgtgtacagagagagagagagagcgagaaagagagagagagagagagagagagagagagacacagagagagtgagacagagagagagagggagacagagacagagagaggaggagacagagagagacagagagagagacagagacagagagggagacaaagagagagagagaggggggaaacagagagagacagagagagagagacagagagagagagagatagagagagagaaatagacagagagaaacatggagagagagagtaagagagagagagacagagagagagacagagagagggagacagagatagtgggagagagagagagagagagagagactgagagagacagagagagacagagatagagagagacagagagagacagagacagagagagagacagagacagagagagagacagagacagacagagacagagacagagagacagagacagagagagagacagacagagacagaaatagtgggagagagagagagagagtcagagagagacagacagagacagagccagacACATAAAGACCGTAACAAATTATACAAGTTGCGTGTCAAAACAGGGAGGAATTCACTGATGTATTGTGAACGTGCCTTTGTGGTAAAGACGGTTGCGTGCGAAAGTGTTCGTGACTTGGCACCGGTGACATCTCTCAGGTGCAAACTCTTTGATGTGCAGAGGCCGATGGTCAGGTACGAATAGGAAGCTGTCTTTGCCGTCATTTTTATGTgtggacgttttttttttataccctTCCAACTCTCTCCATCTTGGTCTTCGTCTTTTTTTGAATCTCAGTCTTTCTGTTTCTTTATCTTTTGATCTTATTTTatcagtctctgtctgtttttgactctctgtctctttatctgtttgtctctc
This window of the Littorina saxatilis isolate snail1 unplaced genomic scaffold, US_GU_Lsax_2.0 scaffold_2690, whole genome shotgun sequence genome carries:
- the LOC138957100 gene encoding unconventional myosin-XVIIIa-like produces the protein MKSEIQDLRNDYAALQGEVGGLREEVRELRQDNDELRAVNSKTEERLSEMERKADDLENRSKRNNLIIYGLERNEGETSEDCEGILQDLITDKLEMAGDVVFDRVHRLNSKADSPLITRCASYKDKLQILRAKRKLHGSQISIGEDFSRRVREIRRNLVPRLKQARDEQKKATLTFDHLYIEGKKFTFDLQKNTVIEMR